From the genome of Sphingobacterium sp. UGAL515B_05:
GCATGTTTTTTTGCCTATCCTGTTTTTATTTGAAGTAGTTCATAATGGAATACAAGGAGATAGACTGAGAAGCTGAAAGCGCATTGTCTTGTTTATAAATTGAGTCTGCGGTATAATTTTTCCTTTAAACCGCCTTTTTGCGCAATATAAATTCCTTTTTTCCCGGAAAATAAAAAAGCGACTATACACGCTATTGTTATAAATAAAATAGGTTGAATCCCAAATAATTCATAACCCATTACAATACAGGCGAGCGGGGTGTTTGTAGCGCCTGAAAATACAGCTACAAAGCCCATAGCAGCCAGCAGGCTGATGGGAAGTGGAATAACGGTGCTTAATGCACTCCCTAAGGTTGCCCCGATAAAAAACAGCGGGGTGACTTCTCCGCCTTTAAATCCGGCAGAAAGGGTGAAAGTCGTTAAAAGTAATTTGATGATAAAGTCATAATAATTCGACTGATCGATAAATGCGTTCTGAATCATCGGGATACCAAGTCCAATATAGTTGCTGCTATGGAATAACCTAATGATAAGTACCAAAATAATACCGCCAATTACCGGTCTAAGCAGAGGATATTTAATTCGTTTGAATTGAAGGCTAAAGAAATCGCTGGTAAATGTAAAAAGCCATGCTGTAACACCGAATAGCATGCCTGCGGCAAGGCTAAATCCAATATTGGTCAAAGAAAGCATTGGAATAACATCATGAATTGGATAATGAGTGTGTGGAATATTCCATAATTGACAGCTGAAGTTCGCAAAATAGGCGGTAAATAAACAGGGCAGGATACCGAAATATCTTTTTTTGCCAATTAATAGGACTTCCAGACCAAATATTGTTCCGGCGAGTGGGGTGCCAAACACAGCGGCAAAGCCTGCAGTGATGCCGATGGAAATTAAGATACGGCGTTCAGTTTTATCGAAGTCAAACCAGCGATTGAGCTGATCGGAAACTGCTCCACCTATCTGAACGGCAGTTCCTTCACGGCCTGCCGAACCTCCAAACAGATGTGTAAGTAAAGTTCCGAATAGGACAAGAGGCGCCATGATAAGCGGAATGCGGCGTTGGGGATGAAGGTATTCTTCAATCAGCAGATTATTTCCTTTGCTTGATGGATTGCCCCAATACTTATAGGACAATGCAATGGCAAATCCCGCTAGGGGGAGTCCATAAATTATCCAAGGATGAGCTTCTCGGTACTGCGTTACCCAATTGAGGGAAAAGAGAAAAAATGCACAAATAGATCCTACGATGAAACCTATCGCACTACAGGAGATAAGCCATTTAAGAAAAAAATGAAGATTGCTTTGATTTGAATGTGTTATAGCCATAAGTCTACACTTTATATAAAATTGTTGTTTTATACTAAAATAGTAGACGTCATCAGCTTATTAGGGCGGTTCGGGGCAGACATCATTGCCATATTTATTTCAAATCTACAAAAAGCGAATCATAATAGCAACCCAACCTGCGATCATAAGCAATCCGCCGAGCGGGGTAATTGGGCCAAGAAACTTTAGATTCTTTTTCCAGTATTCGGCAAACGATAGAAAATATATACTTACCGAGAATAAAAGAGTTCCTAATGTGATCAGATAAAATGCAACTCGTTCAGACTGAAGCTCAAAGTGGAAATTAAATCCTAAAATCAATAGGGTTAGCGCAGCATACATTTGATATCGAACGCCGACCTCAAAGGATTCCAGCTTTTCAGCGGATAGGATTTTTTTGAATGCATGTGCTCCAAATGCACCTAGGATAATAGCGAGGCCGCCAAATAGGGCGGCTGTGATGATGACAACGTTTTGCATGCCTAAATTTACTAAATTGCGGGTTTAATCATATCAATATGAAGGATTCCATAATCAGGGTAGGGCTCGGAAATTTGCTCAAAGCCTAATTTTTCATAAAAGGATTTTAAATGAAATTGCGCACCTATCTGTATCTCGCCTTCACCAAATTCTTTGTGGAGCGATTCGATGGAATGCATCATTAATTGTTGACTCAGGCCGGTTCCGCGCGCTTCCTCGGCAACGATAACCCGACCAATGGAAGCTTGTGGGTAGGAAAGGCCCGGAGGAACTAATCTCGTGTATGCTATAATACGATCATCTTGTTCTGTCCACAGATGCAGACAAGCAAAATCTTTATCGTCCAATTCAGGATATAAACATTCCTGCTCCAAAACAAAAACTTCCATGCGAAGCTTTAAAATACGATATAATTCTTTCGTGTTGAGTTCGTCAAAACTCTTTAGGTTCCACTGAAAAGCCATAATTGAAATAAAAATAGAGCCAAATTATACAATCGATATGGTTGGAAAGACATACCCAATTTAATTTGACTCTATTGATTTGAGCGTTTTATGCGAGTAGACTTTTAACAACTTCAGAGATGGTTTTCCCATCTGCTTGTCCAGCAAGCTTTTGATTTGCGGCACCCATTACTTTGCCCATATCTTTAATGGAAGAAGCTCCTGTTTCGGCGATAATTGCTTTGACAATCGTTTCAACTTCTTCCTTGCTTAACTGTTTTGGTAGATAAGCTTCAATAACTTTTTCTTCCTCAACTTCAATTTCATAAAGATCTTCCCGGTTTTGAGTCTTATAAATTTCCGCAGATTCGCGACGTTGTTTTACAAGTTTTTGTAAAACTTTAATCTCCGCCTCCTGGTTAAGATCTTCGGCATGGCCCTTTTCTGTCTTTGCTAAGAGGATAGCTGCCTTAATTGCACGTAAGCCACGTAATTTTGCCGTGTCTTTTGCGATCATTGCGGCCTTAATGTCTTGATTTATTTGTATTTCTAATGACATGATATTTAAATTATTTTCGATTGACAATTGCGCCTGTCGCTTGCGCTGTAGGCATTATTAAGAGATCGTTTATATTCACATGTGCCGGTCTGGTAATGACGAAAAGGATCGTTTCGGCAATATCTTTCCCTGTCAGGGGTTGTACACCATTGTAAACATTTTTAGCTCTTTCCCGATCTCCATGGAAACGAACTTCCGAAAACTCTGTCTCCACCATTCCGGGGTCGATAGAGGTTACTTTAATGCCCTGAGTTAGCAAATCAATGCGCATAGCTTTAGTCAACGCATCAACGGCATGTTTGGTAGCACAGTACACATTTCCATTCGGATAAACCTCTTTCCCTGCAATAGATCCTAAATTAACAATATGGGCGCCGTTTTCGGTATCCATAAGTGGTATCACAGATTTACTCACATACAGTAAACCTTTAATATTGGTATCAATCATTCTGTCCCAATCTCCGATATCACCATCTTGGATAGGATCCAATCCTTGACTCAGACCAGCGTTGTTGATGAGGACATTTATTTTTTTCCATGCTGGAGGCAGGCCCTCAATCTGATTCGCAACTTGTTCTGCATCGCGAACGTCAAGCTCAAAAATATGGATCTGAATAGTAGGGTAGGCCGCTAACAATGCATCTTTTAATGCCTCTAAACGGTTTAACCTGCGCGCGCAAAGTAAAAGATTGTACCCCTCTTTCGCTAAAACTTCGGCACAAGCCTGACCAATTCCTGAACTTGCTCCTGTAATAAAAACTGTTTTAGTCATATAAAGTAACTCGTTGATATTAAAAATTAATCCGATTTGATTCAAAACCAGATCTTAGCTTGCACTATTTTGTAGCAATATAGATGGTACAGATACCAAATGTTTGCGGTCTAACAATAGTGTCATGAAAACCTGCTTTTTTGTTTATGGCAACGAACTTTTGTCCATCTGGAAATTGAGCAACAGATTCTGGTAAATATTCATATGCACTGGAATCTTTTGAAAAGAATTTTCCAATGGTTGGTGTAATAAACTTGAAATAAAAATTATAAAGCTGTTTAATGGGGAATTTCTTCGGATTCGAAAATTCTAAAATAACAGCTTTCCCACCAGGTTTTAACACGCGGTATATGTCTGATAGGCCTTTCTCCAAGTTTTCGAAATTACGGACACCAAATGCTACGGTAACAGCGTCGAACGTATTATCTTCAAATTGAAGCCTCTCTGAGTCTCCTAACGCTACCTCAAATTGATTAGCTAATCCCTTGCTTGCAATTTTTTTCTTAGCGACTTCAAGCATTCCTTGGGAAATATCGACACCAATAATCTTTTTTGGATTCAAGATTTTAATTGATTCCAATGCAAAATCACCGGTTCCTGTCGCTACATCCAACATCAGTTGCGGTTTTATGGACTTTAATGCATTGATGGCTTTTTTGCGCCATATAATGTCAATACCCAAAGACATGAAATGGTTTAAAAAATCATAGGAATGGGAGATGTTGTCAAACATATCTGCCACCTGTTTCTTCTTCCCATCGTTGGTATCTTTGTAGGGTTTTAATGTTGAGGAGTCGTGCGTCATAGTTACAAAGATACAATATATGAATATTTTTTAGAGCTAAAAAAGGGATTTGTTTTCATCTTAAAGTCAGTTTGTATTGATGATAGTGGAGCGTATTGATTTGCTTTTTACCATTTTGCTTATTCACAATGGCTTAAGTTATTAACATTTTTTAATGTGTTGATTTTAAGTGGTAATTTTTTATTTTCAACATCTTTTCAACAGTAAGTGTTGAAAACTCACTATGTAAATCTGTGTCCTTCAAAGCTTTTTGAGGTTTCGGGTGTGATCGTTGAATTTCTCTGTGTGTAACTCCGCATGGTGGTGAATTTTATTTTTTATACATTTGTTATCCTATCTAAAATTTATACGGATAGCAAAGCTATATTTCTGATATAATATCATGATGAACGACAGTAATTTTGAAGCGAATAACACGGATAATAACAAACGGGGTAATTATGGCGAACGTCGTACCAAATTAAATAATTTGGTGAGTGGTTTGGGTAAACTTCCGCCGCAGGCAGTGGATCTTGAGGAGGCTGTTTTGGGAGCTTTGATGCTTGAAAAGAATGCGCTGAGTGAAATTATTGATATTTTAAAAGCAGAATCGTTCTATAAGGAATCACATCAAAAGATCTTTGAAGCGATTTTTGGCCTTTTTCAAAAGACTTCTCCAATTGATATATTAACCGTTACCTCGGAACTTAGACGGATGGGGGCTCTTGAAATGGTTGGCGGTGCTTATTATATTACGCAATTGACAGATCGAGTGGTTTCGGCAGCTAATATTGAGTATCATGCACGTATTATTTCACAGAAATATATTCAGCGTGAGCTGATCAAGGTTTCTACGGAAATTATTAACAGTTCATATGATGAAACCTCAGATATCTTCGATCTGTTGGATCATGCCGAAAAAAGTTTGTTTGATATCGCGCAGAATAACTTGCGGAGAGATTCAAGAAAGATGGACGATATTATGCGTGAGGCGATCTCTAATCTTGAGATGCTGCGTGACCGCACAGATGGTCTGACAGGTGTGCCTTCGGGTTTGACTGCCTTGGATCGTATGACTTCAGGTTGGCAGCCTTCTGATCTGGTTATTATTGCAGCACGTCCAGCGATGGGAAAGACGGCATTCGTACTTTCCGTTGCACGTAATGCTGCAGTGGAACACGGAAAAGCAGTCGCCGTATTCTCTTTGGAGATGTCATCCGTTCAGCTTGTCAATCGTCTAATCGCCGGTGAAACCGAAATTGAGCAAGAGAAATTGAAAAAAGGAAATCTTGCTGATCATGAATGGCAACAATTACATTCGAGAATTGGCCGTTTAACCGATGCGCCTATTATTATTGATGATACGCCGGCGTTGAACGTGTTTGAATTTAGGGCTAAATGTAGACGGTTAAAGGCTCAATACGATATTCAAATGGTGATCGTCGATTACCTGCAGTTAATGCATGGAAAAGCTGAAGGTAAAGGTGGGGGGAACCGTGAACAAGAGATCGGTAGTATTTCCCGTGCTTTGAAATCTGTAGCTAAGGAGCTAAACATCCCCGTGCTGGCATTATCGCAGCTGAGTCGTGCTGTAGAGTCAAGACCAGGAAATAGTAAGCGTCCTATGTTGTCCGATTTGCGGGAGTCTGGTTCTATTGAGCAGGATGCGGATATGGTTCTTTTCTTATATAGACCCGAATATTATGGTTTGACAGAAGATGAAGAGGGGCGTCCTACTGCCGGTGTCGGTGAAGTTATTATTGCAAAACACCGTAATGGGGAGACCGGAATTGTTCCACTTCGTTTTGTGGGTAAATTTGTGAAGTTTGTGGATTTAGAAGATGAGTTTTCGGGTCTTGGTGGTGGAGATGGATTCGGTGATGCGCCGGCTACATTTTCTGCTTCTGCATTAAATCCGTCGCCAAACTTTGCTGATGATTTTAGTGCTGGGGGCTTCAGTGGGGGTATTACGATGCCATCCCGCATGAACGATATGCCTGATGATGCGCCATTTTAGCGATTAATTTTACATAAGTATTCCTAAATAACAGAAAAAACCGAATGATTAAATTCGGTTTTTTCGTTTACGGCGCCTAAGTAATTTATGTGGCTTATGAAGGCGTGTGCTATTTTTTTTACCTTTAAAATTTGTACGTCACACCCGCACCGACAATTTGCCTGATCTGTAAAGCTGAATTTCTCTTTCCAACTTCAACGTCATCTTTAATAATCGGAATAGCCGTATTGTCATCGTAGATCATCTGTACGCCTGCATTTACTGTAATAAACTTATTTACCTTCATAAAAAGATTGGCCGTATAGTCGATATCCACATTTTGAGGTTTATCTAAATAGTTTGAATAGAGTTTTAGTATATTTTCAAATGAAATGTTTTCCATTAGATTCACTTTGTAATAGGCGTCGAATGATGCTCCAAATTCAGTACGGGACTTGCTGCTTGGATCCAATCCATATCGTGTGGATAGGAGTGTATCACTTACGAATACAAACCGCACAGCGGCAGGAGAAAGATTAAATCGGAGGTTGTCGGATCGTTTATACGCAAAACCGGGGCCAAAGCTCAGGTATGCCGGAGCTAAAAATCTGGATATCCTTTTTTTAGGTGATGCGGTGTAATCATAACCATCGGCAAATTGTGTGTTAAAGTTTAGAAAAAAGGTATAAAGCCAATACTGAGATGCCTGATGTCCCAATAAGCTATTTAAAACTAATCGGTCATCATTTTTGCGCCAGTCCGACTCTTTTTGAAAGGTTAGCCCATAGGCCGCAAGGACCTTGTTGTCCCATGACCATTTGCCTTTTTTGTAATTGAAGTCGTAATTAAGAGTTAGGTTGCCGGAGAATGAATTTACCCCACCTGCAGCCCAATTAGAAAATGAACTTTGGTTGATCAGAAAGGTGTTTTCTCCTTTGATAATCCAGGTTTTGGAACTGTCTACTGCGGCTGTTTGGGCATAGGTTTCATATGCTATTAAACTTAAAGCAATAAGGATAATTGATTTTATTATTTTCATGTGTATACTTATTTTGTTTGCATTTCCATGTTATTATAAGCCAAATGAGCCAGCTAGTTTTACATCTTTTTAGACAACTAACGCAACGGCTTTATTTCTGCATGTTGAAGTTGTTGAAATATATTTCATTCCTATTGTCACATATAGTAAATGCGATCTGATCGATGCGCTTAAAACGAGGCTATTATCTATTTTCAGCGTGATATTTTAAGCGTGTACGAGAAAATAAATGTTTTATAACTAAACGAATAAATGAGGTTTATGTTTTTTTGTCCTTTTGATTGTGTTTATTTTAAATAAAATCAGAACTTTGTGCACTTTTGGGTTTGTTAGAATGGTAGCTCTTAACGTTAGAATAGCAGGCCTTAGGCAAAAGTTGGTGAACAGCCTTCGATAATGACAAGAAGCGAATAGAATTCATTATTTTGGATCGAACAAGTTTGCTTTAATTGGGGTATTGATGGCAAAAACTAATAAAATATTTCAATGAAAATAACATTACTTTGTATAGGTAAGACGGATGAGAAATACCTTATTGAAGGTATTGAAAAGTATATTAAGCGATTAAAGTTTTATGTGAACTTCAATATTGTCGTTATTCCCGACATCAAGAATGTCAAGAATCTTTCTGCCGAACAGCAAAAAGATAAAGAGGCTTTGCTGATTTTAAAACAGCTACAGCCACAAGATTTAGTTGTGCTGTTAGATGAACATGGAAAAGAATTTCGCTCGTTGGAGTTTTCTGCTTATTTAGAGAGAATGATGATACAAAGTGTTCAACACCTGGTGTTTATTATTGGTGGCCCTTATGGGTTTGACCAAAAAATTTACGATCGGGCGAAGTCAAAAATCTCTTTATCGAAGATGACGTTTTCGCACCAAATGATTCGTTTGTTTTTTACAGAACAGCTTTATCGTGCTTTTTCCATCATGAAGGGGGAACCTTATCATCACGAATAATATGGAAAAAAGTCCGTAACTTCATCATGAATAAAAACAAGCTTATGAATTTGCCCAACAAACGAGATTATCACTATAAAAGTGACGAAGGAGAGAAAAATAGCCAATTGAATAAATACATTATGATTGCTTGTATTATTATCGTAATCGTATTGGCCTATTTGTTCGCATAGTTTAATACCCTTCCATACGGATCGAGTAAAAGAAATAAATCTCTTACTTAATATCCGTATGGAGGATATCAGCAGATGATTTTAATAAATTTAATGAATTGTCTAAGCAAGAACGCTTAATTTTTGGGAGAAGATTGGCAGGTTTTGCGCGTTCTTTTTGGGGCGGTGTTGTTTACGAATCCCCAGTTGGTCATATAGAACGACAAGGGGTTAATTTCTAATAATTTTTTCATTTTTTCTTTTTTTACCATATAATAATTTATTGATTTGCTAGTAAATGATCAATAATCAAGCCAAACTATATTTTTGTCATATTCTAAAAGAAATATAGTAAATAAGGTCAACAAAAAATAGTTGAAAGTATGTTTTTTTAGGGCCAGACAAAAAAAACGCAGCTCGTTTGAGAGGAGCTGCGTTGAATCGATATATTTATTTTTTATCAATTTTATATAATTTTCCGATATCGGTGATAGCGTAAAGCGCGCCATCTTTGCCCTGTGTGATATCCCGGAACCGTTGTCCTTCATTACCTAGTAGACGTTCTTCTCCAACCACTTTATTATCCTTAAGTATGATTCTGGCAATGTGCATGCTGCTTAGACCACAAATAAAGAGATTATTCTTCCATTCAGGAATATTTTGTCCGGTATAGAAAGTAATTCCGCTAGGGGAGAGTACAGGATCCCAATAATAAACAGGTTGTTCCAGGCCGTCTTTTTGTTGTATGCCTTCACCAACCTTATCGCCTTTATATTCTATACCATACGTAATCGTCGGCCAGCCATAGTTCTTACCAGCTTCAATTCGGTTCAGCTCGTCGCCGCCCCGTGGACCAAATTCGGTTTCCCAAAGATCGCCAGTTTCAGGATGTAAGGCAAGTCCCTGTGGATTACGATGTCCATAACTGTAAATTTCCGGACGTGCATTTGCCTTGCCTATAAATGGATTCCCAGGGGCAGGCTGTCCATCAGTGGTGATACGTAAGATCTTGCCTAATGCTGCATTTAGATCCTGTGCCAATGGTCTTGTGACCAAATCAGATCTTTCACCCGTACTCAAAATAATATTTCCATCTTTATCAAAGATAATACGGCCACCATAATGCAGATTCCCTTTATGAGCAGGAGTAGCTTGGTAGATAACCTTAGCACCTTCTATCGATTTCTCGTCTGCAGACAGTTTTCCTTTCGCAACAGCGGTCAAAGTTCCAGCAGCGGTATTATCAGAGAAAACCCAATATATCATACGGTTTGACTCGAAGTTTGGATCAAGACGTAATCCCAAAAGCCCACCTTGTCCACTGCTATTGACTTGAGGTAAACCTTTAATTGGTTCACTTAATTTACCATCTGCCGTAGCAATGCGAAAATCACCTTCTTTTTCTGAGATTAATAATCGGCCATCCGGTAGCGCAGTTATACCCCAAGGGGATTTTAATCCCTCGGCAATTACTTTACCTTCGAACGGTGTGCTTGTCTTTGCACCATTAATTCTGGTTTGTCCAGGAAACGCTGGTTTATAATTCGTGTTTGCCTTTTGTGTTTCTACCGGAGGATAACTTGTTGTGTCAGTTGCAGCATTTGCACTGCTATCCGAACTTGAACTTGAATTTGCATGGTTGGAATTACATGCAGTTAATCCTAAAGATACTGTTAAGAGGCTTATTGTTAGTTTGGTTTTCATTATCTGTGACTTGTTTTTGGTCTGATTATCTGCTTGAAGATATCAAAAATTAATGAAATATTATTTTTCAGAATGTAATAATATGATTATACATATAACCAGTTAATACGTTAAAAGAGCAATGTTAGCGCTGTTGAATTGTTATGTTGAATCTGTAATTATATATAAGGTGTTACTTTTCTCCTAAACAGTTTTTTACGATCCGCTCGAGCTCAATATCCTTGTTTACATAATAATCACTTACATCTAGAATGGTGTTTGTGTTTAAATTGTAGATACACACAGGTACATAGTCGGGCTGAGCAGAGGTCTCGAAAGTCTTAAAATAATCTGCACTTTCCTGAATACTTGAAAATTCTTTGGATTCGCAATGCTGTGTCTCCTGATTATAAGCAATGGTTATAAAGTTCTTTTTCATTGTACTTGCCTTTTTATCAGAATAACGAAAATTAGGAAGTAAAAGTTTTAAAAATCATTGCCTTTTATTTTTTAAACACTGATGTGGCTTGCGGCTATCGGCTGTCCAAAAAATATCTTAGCTTTACTCTCAAAGTCTCTCGGATCATCTGTGGTATAAAAGGCCAGTTGGCCATTTTGCGAACAAATTGTTTCAATTTCTTGATGTCGGTCAAGATATTCTTTTAAGCTATTGGCTACAATAGGTCCCTGGGAGATGATCGTTATATTACTTGGTGTATATTTTTGGATTACCGGTAGCAACAACGGATAATGGGTGCAAGCAAGCACAATGGTATCGATCTGATCGGATTGCTGCAAAAGTTCCCGTAAGTCCTTTTCAACAAAATAATGAGCGCCCTCAGTATTGATCTCGTTGTTTTCTACCAGAGGGACCCAAAAAGGACAGTCATGTTGAAAAACCTCTATTTCTGGATTGAATTTGTGTATTTCTATTTTATAGGATTCGGATTTCACCGTTCCTGTAGTGGCTAAAATACCTATCTTGTTGGTTTTCGTGAAATTGTGTACGATTTCGGTAGTGGGTCTGATGACGCCAAGGACTTTCTTTCCAGGGGGAAGATCATGTTGTTGAATAGTCCTTAAGGCTTTTGCAGAGGCTGTATTACATGCCAGGATGACAAGATTACAACCTAGGTCAAATAATTTAAATACACATTGTTTGGTGTAATTATAAACGGTCTCAAAGGATCTTGTACCGTATGGAACACGGGCGTTATCGCCTAAATAGATATAATCGTATTGCGGTAAAAGTTGTTGAATTTCCTTAAATACGGAGAGTCCCCCATAACCGGAATCAAAAATACCAATCGGACCTGATTTTGATAGATTATCCATAACACAATGTTATAAGCTCCTGCACTTATAACATTGTGTTACAAGATTCAGAATTATTGAAGCAAAGATGGTTTCTCTTTATATATTTTCCAAATTAATTCGCCAAATAATGTATTTGTCCAAGCAAACCAATGCCTTGTGAATTTTTTAGGATCGTTTTTATGAAAAGACTCATGCATAAATCCAGTTCCACCATGCGTATTGACGAGCGTTTTAATGCAATTACGAATCTCATCATCATTTGTTGAGGTCTGCGCCCGCATAATAATGGACATCGGCCAGATCATATCTCTTCCTATGTGAGGTCCACCAATGCCTTCCGCTGCCGTTCCCTTAAAAAAGAATGGATTTTTATCAGACAAAACAAAGTTACGCGTACGTTGGTAAACTTCGTTATTTAGATCTACAGCCCCTAAATATGGTAGGGCCAACAAACTAGGGATATTTGCATCATCCATCATAAGATGGCTCGAAAAACCGTCTACCTCAAAAGCATATATCCGGCCCAGTGTCGGGTGGTCGATGATACCATATTTATTGACTGCTGCTTCGACCTCATTGGCAAGCGCTTCCATTTTTGCAGCGAGTTCATGTTCATTTTTAACTTTTTTCAAAATTTCGGCAGACTGTCTAAGGCTAACAATCGCAAATAAGTTGGATGGAATTAAAAATGAGAAAATAGTTGAATCGTCTGAAGGTCGAAAACTGGAGCAGATCAAACCAACTGGATTTACAGGATATCCGAAGCCGTCGACCTGTAATGTGTCGGATCCTCTGGAGGTTGTTCGCTCAAATTTATATGGGCCTAGGCTATCTTTACGTTGTTGCTCAACGAAAGTCTGATATATTTTATGTTGTGCTTCTAACCATTCTTCATTAAATGGACTGCTGTCATTTGTTTCTTTCCAATAATGATAAGCTAATCGAATTGGATAACACAATGAATCAATTTCCCATTTTCGTTCATGGATTCCAGGTTTCATATTTGTGTGATCATTGAACCATTCGCCTTTTTTTGTTGGATCGTTATAAAATGCATTGGCATAGGGATCAATATTGATGCATTTACTCTGTTTTTGGATTAAGCCAACAATAAGATCCTGAAGCTTTTTGTCCTTCTTCATAAAAGGGAGGTATGGCCATACCTGCGCACTACTGTCGCGCAACCACATCGCATCAATATCCCCTGTAATCACATAGGTATAATTTCTTCCGTTTTGGACATAAGGAAATACAGTCGTATCTAGGGTATTAGGAAAGCAGTTGTTAAATAACCAAGCCAATTCCTTATTTTTAACATTTTTCTGAAATTCTACAATGGCATCTTCGATTACCTTGCTCGAGAAAAGTCTTTTCTCTCTCGCTGTCCGTACAGTGGGAAAAGAATGTTCTTGAGCAAATGAAAATTTGCTTGTAAGTGCACCTGCGGTTAACAGGGTTGCGTTTTGGATAAATGTTCTGCGTTTCATGCTTATTAGGGCTATTTTTTATGATATAAGGTTATTTACTGATATGCAAGATATAAATATTTTTGAATAAAAGGAATAGCAAATACGATTTAGCATGATAAAATTGACTGAACATATGAATAAAGTCAATTTTATTCGGTTAATTTGCGTTTAGGAATGCATTTTGCTAGAAAAAATAATCTTTGAAATAATTTTATGAGGCTTAATATAACAAAAAATAATAATTTACTCCGAATTGTACTGGCAAGCATGGGAGTAGGTATTACCTTCGGAGGTTTTGCCCAGATTAAGAGTCAGCCCTATTCGTATCATTTTTATCAAAAAATGAACGATGCGGTTTATTCTACTGAAACGAGGATGCATACCTCTGCCAAACCATTCGTCATAAAAGACTCT
Proteins encoded in this window:
- the ubiE gene encoding bifunctional demethylmenaquinone methyltransferase/2-methoxy-6-polyprenyl-1,4-benzoquinol methylase UbiE codes for the protein MTHDSSTLKPYKDTNDGKKKQVADMFDNISHSYDFLNHFMSLGIDIIWRKKAINALKSIKPQLMLDVATGTGDFALESIKILNPKKIIGVDISQGMLEVAKKKIASKGLANQFEVALGDSERLQFEDNTFDAVTVAFGVRNFENLEKGLSDIYRVLKPGGKAVILEFSNPKKFPIKQLYNFYFKFITPTIGKFFSKDSSAYEYLPESVAQFPDGQKFVAINKKAGFHDTIVRPQTFGICTIYIATK
- a CDS encoding SDR family oxidoreductase, with product MTKTVFITGASSGIGQACAEVLAKEGYNLLLCARRLNRLEALKDALLAAYPTIQIHIFELDVRDAEQVANQIEGLPPAWKKINVLINNAGLSQGLDPIQDGDIGDWDRMIDTNIKGLLYVSKSVIPLMDTENGAHIVNLGSIAGKEVYPNGNVYCATKHAVDALTKAMRIDLLTQGIKVTSIDPGMVETEFSEVRFHGDRERAKNVYNGVQPLTGKDIAETILFVITRPAHVNINDLLIMPTAQATGAIVNRK
- a CDS encoding GatB/YqeY domain-containing protein, with protein sequence MSLEIQINQDIKAAMIAKDTAKLRGLRAIKAAILLAKTEKGHAEDLNQEAEIKVLQKLVKQRRESAEIYKTQNREDLYEIEVEEEKVIEAYLPKQLSKEEVETIVKAIIAETGASSIKDMGKVMGAANQKLAGQADGKTISEVVKSLLA
- the dnaB gene encoding replicative DNA helicase, which gives rise to MNDSNFEANNTDNNKRGNYGERRTKLNNLVSGLGKLPPQAVDLEEAVLGALMLEKNALSEIIDILKAESFYKESHQKIFEAIFGLFQKTSPIDILTVTSELRRMGALEMVGGAYYITQLTDRVVSAANIEYHARIISQKYIQRELIKVSTEIINSSYDETSDIFDLLDHAEKSLFDIAQNNLRRDSRKMDDIMREAISNLEMLRDRTDGLTGVPSGLTALDRMTSGWQPSDLVIIAARPAMGKTAFVLSVARNAAVEHGKAVAVFSLEMSSVQLVNRLIAGETEIEQEKLKKGNLADHEWQQLHSRIGRLTDAPIIIDDTPALNVFEFRAKCRRLKAQYDIQMVIVDYLQLMHGKAEGKGGGNREQEIGSISRALKSVAKELNIPVLALSQLSRAVESRPGNSKRPMLSDLRESGSIEQDADMVLFLYRPEYYGLTEDEEGRPTAGVGEVIIAKHRNGETGIVPLRFVGKFVKFVDLEDEFSGLGGGDGFGDAPATFSASALNPSPNFADDFSAGGFSGGITMPSRMNDMPDDAPF
- a CDS encoding DUF423 domain-containing protein produces the protein MQNVVIITAALFGGLAIILGAFGAHAFKKILSAEKLESFEVGVRYQMYAALTLLILGFNFHFELQSERVAFYLITLGTLLFSVSIYFLSFAEYWKKNLKFLGPITPLGGLLMIAGWVAIMIRFL
- a CDS encoding voltage-gated chloride channel family protein produces the protein MAITHSNQSNLHFFLKWLISCSAIGFIVGSICAFFLFSLNWVTQYREAHPWIIYGLPLAGFAIALSYKYWGNPSSKGNNLLIEEYLHPQRRIPLIMAPLVLFGTLLTHLFGGSAGREGTAVQIGGAVSDQLNRWFDFDKTERRILISIGITAGFAAVFGTPLAGTIFGLEVLLIGKKRYFGILPCLFTAYFANFSCQLWNIPHTHYPIHDVIPMLSLTNIGFSLAAGMLFGVTAWLFTFTSDFFSLQFKRIKYPLLRPVIGGIILVLIIRLFHSSNYIGLGIPMIQNAFIDQSNYYDFIIKLLLTTFTLSAGFKGGEVTPLFFIGATLGSALSTVIPLPISLLAAMGFVAVFSGATNTPLACIVMGYELFGIQPILFITIACIVAFLFSGKKGIYIAQKGGLKEKLYRRLNL
- a CDS encoding GNAT family N-acetyltransferase, whose amino-acid sequence is MAFQWNLKSFDELNTKELYRILKLRMEVFVLEQECLYPELDDKDFACLHLWTEQDDRIIAYTRLVPPGLSYPQASIGRVIVAEEARGTGLSQQLMMHSIESLHKEFGEGEIQIGAQFHLKSFYEKLGFEQISEPYPDYGILHIDMIKPAI